Genomic DNA from Desulfonema ishimotonii:
TGTCAGGTCAGCGGAACCACATGCAGGGACACGGTTCCTGTGCCTGCCCTGTTCGCATCCGCATGATGCGGCGAACAGCGGCGGCTGTGCTGCATATTTCTGTGAGATGCGCTGAATCTGGTCTTTTGACAGTTTAAAATCAAATGGTTTTAAAAAAAGGGCATCATAGGAAGAAAGATTTTTAACGCCTGTTTAATTGGGTGTGTCCCACCTTTTGCACAAAACATCTGCCGACTTCGGATGGCATAAGGGCATTTTCAGTCTGATCAGGACGCAGTACCCTGAAAATATATGAAAAATATTTTTCCACAGAATTTACCGGATATTCCGGTTCTCTGACAGAAAAATCCGATTCCGGCTTTTGTGCAAAAGACGGGACACCGCATATCTCTTTGAAAAAAATGAAAATATCGTCTTATTGTTCTGTCAGCGGATTTACCCATGACAGCCTCCTGTGCAAAAAGTGGGACACACCCGTTTAATTTAAATACTTTTTGAAAGCACAGAAATCATCTGTTTTATAATCCAGTGACTTATAGAAATTTTGTGTACCTGTAAATAATCCTGTGAGAACAATTTTTCTTTTCAGCACAGACAGTTATTTGCAGCTTCCGAGCGATCGGCGATTTCCCAAAAATCGTCCCACTGGCCGTTCAGCTCGGCAATTTTCAGGGTTGCGAGAGCTTTGCTTCCGACTTTTCCCCAACTCATGCCTTTCTTTTTCTGCCGGAATCCGACGACCTGATCGCAGGCTTTTTCAACTCTGCCGCTTCCTATTGTCTTTCCGACCGATTTTCGCAGTTCGTAATTAGTATCTGTTGAATTTTTGTTTAAAAAGATCTTTCCCAACTTGTAAAATTAAAGAATAATCTTTTAAATATCCGAAATATGACGGCTGAAAGAGTTTTCAGGGTTCTGATCAGAAAAATCTGCTGATTTTGCCTGCTTCCGAACATACTTTCCCTGTTTCCGGAAAACCGGATCAGAGAACCGAGAATCTTTCGGAAATTCGGCAAAATCATGTCAGTCCGAGCTTCACCAGGTGTTCTTCTTTTATTTTTTCCTCATAATAAAGCTGAAGAAACTGGCTCTTTGGGAATTCGCGGGGTAGTAAAACTGATGTATTCCGATAATATGTCTGAATAACGAGCTGTTATGTCCGATAAGGCTTCGAAATCCCGAACACATTGAAAAATGACCTCATTTTATTAAAGTTCAATACTTAAAGGCTGTTACACTGATAACCATATTTTACTACCCCGCAAGATCCCAAAGAGCCCACAATTTTATTGTGATGCCTTGAATTTAAAGATATCGGCTTTATCAAAATGTTACATATAGTACTCCAATTTTGGTTTTTCCAGGTACAAAAATTGCCGTATCCCAAAACATACCTTATCGGACCCATTTTCGCAATTTTTTGGACTTGAAATGGTCGTTTTTCTGAAATTCGATCCGAAAAGCAAAAACTATGCCCGGAAAAACCAAAATTGGATCAGTATATATGAGGAGTTACTTAACTGTTTCCGAAAGAGTGTTTCTGCGGGCGGGGCGACTGATCCGTCCGTTTTCCGGTTGTGTCCTACGATAATTGAAAAGAGTTGGCGCACAGGAATTAAGGTTATGACTTTATAACAAATAATCCGTTTTTCATATTTCTGTGCGAACGCCTGTCAGATATGTGTTTTCAATCAGAGCAGGACACAACCGAATATGATTGCCTTAAGAATATTACGTGCAAACGGAGAATGGGAAGATTATTGGAAAAATATTAACCCGGCAAAAAAATACTCGAAACAAATTAAATAATATGCCATAGTCATTATTTATGGAAAAAACAGACGCAAGAAAATTAACGACAGAACAGCAACAGCTTCTCCGAAATCATGCAATCGTTTTGCGGAAAAAAGGTTTTACCTATAAAGAAATATCCGAAATAACCGGCGTCCATTTTACAACAATATGTACTTGGTGGAAAATTTATGAGCGTGAGGGGCAAAAGGGCATAGAGATAAAAAAGCGGGGTCGGGAGCCGGGTTCCGGAAGAAGCCTGAGTCCGGATCGTGAGAAAGAGATCAGAACAAAAATACGCGATGGCAAACCGGATGAACTCGGACTTCCTTTTGCTCTGTGGACCCGCCGGGCGGTCCGAGACTTTATCCGGTCGCTGTATTCCTTTGAAATGCCGATCCGGACGGTCGGTGAGTATCTGAAAAGATGGGACTACACCCCGCAGAAACCGCTGAAAAAGGCGTATAGGCAAAAACCGGAAGCTGTCCGGAAATGGATTGATGAGGAATACCCTGCCATCAGGAAAAAAGCAAAGGCTGAAAATGGCGAAATCCACTGGTGTGATGAGACGGGACTTTGCAATACCGGTTACCACGGTCGCGGTTATGCCCCGAAAGGCCGGACACCCGAAATCAGCGTACATCCGCGGTGTGAACGTGTCAATCTGGTATCCACGGTTACGAATCAGGGCAAAATACGGTTCATGCTTTATGACGGGAAAATGAATGCGGACACGCTGGTCAGATTTACAAAACGTCTGATAAAAGATACGGATCGGAAAGTATTTCTGATCCTCGATAACCTAAAGGTTCACCATAGCCATGTCGTGCGGGATTGGGCGGAAGAACATTCTGAGAAGATAGAACTTTTTTTTTGCCCTCGTATTCACCCGAATTAAATCCTGATGAGTATCTGAACTGCGATCTGAAAGCAGGAGTTCATTCCGGCCCTCCTGCGAAAGATAAAAAATCTCTTAAGAAAAAAGTGATTTCACATCTGAGGAAATTGCAGAAATTGCCTAAAAGAGTGGCCAGCTACTTTAAACATAGAAAAATTGCTTATGCAACATAGTTTGTGTATTTATTTGCCGGGTTAATAATAAGGCGGCATGAAAAAAACAACACTTTTAATGACACCCTTTTTTGTCTCCCCTCTCTCTCTGCGCCTTTGCGAGAGATTATTTATTTTTCTTGCAGAGACGCAAATTTTTTGTCTCCCACATCTCTGCGAGACGGATTCTGACTAGGTTCAGAATTCCTGATCCCAAAGCCGGATACCTCCCTGCCGAAACCTTGAAAAAGACCTCGGTGTGCTTATTTTATTGACAAGTAAAAGGCAAACCATACCGAAAGGGTGGGACGCAAAGCCACTGGCCTAAATCTTTATGATGCATTCGTTTCTTGACAGGATGAACTTTTTATAAAAATAAAGATGGCAGAAGGAACGATACCCTTGGATTGCACAACCCCTGTGGATCAAAAGGGAGCGTTCCGAACCGTCAGAAAGAGATCGTTAAAAATCTCTTGTGAAACAAGCATCTGACGAAGAAATGTAAAATAAAGACAGGGTAGCAGGGTTGCCTTACTTCTGATGTCACCACCGGAGTACCCCTGAAATCAGAACACCGATTTCCGGTTTTTCTGACAGTTGCACAGGAATTTATCTGACACGAAATCCTTTTTCCCATAGACCATATCTGCAACGCCGTTTGGAGAGATGAAAAAACGTCTCAGACTGCCGGATGAACAGGTAATATCAATAAAGCGGCAACCCGCATAAAAAGGAGGGTGAGAATGGAAAAACAGGTTTCTGTGGCAAAGCATGAAAAGAGTATCTTACCCGGGTTCAGAAACAAGATCAACCAGGCCGAATCCACGGAGGATGTTAAAAAATTTTTCACGTATACGATCCGCGAACTGTTGGTCCGTATTTTCGAAGACGACACATACCAGGATTATGATGCCATTGAACTTTCGCCGAATGCCGCGCCCTATTACAAAATCAGAAAAGATGTGACGCCCCCGGATGAATTTTCCGCGCTCTGGAACAATTCCGATGTACAGCGCGTGATTGCGGACCTGGCGGAGACCGCCATACACCGATACCGGCATCTTGAAAAAAAACCGGAAAAGACAACAACCAAAATCAGAAATTAACCCTGCATTTCGCTCTCTGATGATCGATGATCAGTATCATCTTCTGTGGCCGGGGCACACAAACGATTGTGTGCCCCGTGTCTGCGCCATCAGTCCTTAGCCGTATGGCCCATTGAAACACACTCCCGAAATCTGTGACCTTTGCGGGCTTCCTCTGCGCCTGGGCAGAACCGCCGCGACCGTCGGGAGGAATTCCCATTCTTTTTGCTGCCCCGGCTGCAAACAGGTTTTCCTTATGCTCATGGCGGCATCGGATTCGCCTGATCCGGCGCGCTTCAGGGAGACGGAGCTGTTCCGCAAATGCCGGGAAATGGGGATCATCCCCGCGTCAGAGGATGACCTCATCCGCCGGAACGCGAAGGAAACAGATCCCGCCCCGGATCTGTCCGATGAAAACGACCGCGATGACCTGCTGGACCTGAACCTCAGCGTCAGCGGCATGTGGTGCCCGGCCTGTGCCTGGATCATCGACGAGACCCTGAAAAAGATACCGGGCGTCTCATCCGTTTCCACCCATTTCTCAACAGACCGCCTACGCTGCCGATACGATCCGGTGCAAACCGCCCCGAATCAGGTGATCCGGCACATTGAGAAACTCGGCTACACCGCCGCGCTTCCGGGGGACGGCGGCACATCCGAAAAAAAGCGCGAAACGCTCCGGTTCGCCATCTCCGCCATCTTCACCATGAACGTGATGATGCTCTCCTGGGCGTTGTATTCGGGATTTTTCACAACATTATCCGGCGAGGCGATCCGCAACCTCTCCTGCCCCATCTTTGTCATGGCGACGGTTCCCTTTTTTTACGGCGGCCTGCGGATTCACCGACGGGCGTGGGCCGGTTTTCTCTCGGCCTCGCTCAGCATGGAGGCGCTGATCAGCGTGGCATCCGGCAGCGCCTTTCTGTACAGCCTGCTGAACCTGTTTCGCGGCTCCATCCACCTCTATTTCGACACCGCATCCATGCTGATTTCCCTGACGCTGCTGGGCAAGCTGCTGGAGCGAAACGCCAGGGACAAAGTGCTGGCGGATCTGGAAACCTTTTTTTCATTGCAGCCCACCAAGGTCCGGCTCTGCCCGGCCCATATCCCACAGGGGCGCTATGTGGCCATTGAAATGCTGGAAAAGGGGGATATGTTTATTGTTGATGAAAATGAAATCGTCCCGGCCGACGGAAGGGTGGTGGAAGGGCGCGGTGCTGTTGATGAATCTGCTCTGACCGGGGAGGCGCTGCCGGTCACCAAAACACCGGGGGGCCTTCTGCGGAGCGGAACGCGCGTGATCAGAGGGCCGTTCCGGGTCAGGGCCGATGCCACGGGCGAGGCGTCCACATTGGGCCAGATGATTCGGATCATTGAAAAGACCCTGAATGAAAAAACGGCCTTTGAGGGAAAGACCGATATCGTCTTGCAGTGGTTTGTGCCGGTGATTCTCACACTGGCCACCGGCACCGGGCTGGTCTGCTTTTTTATGGGGCTGTCCCCCGAGGTGGCCATGATCCGGGCCATTACGGTGATGGTCATCTCCTGCCCGTGCGCCCTCGGCATTGCCATCCCCCTGGCAAGGGTTTCGGGCATTTCCGCTGCCGGACGCAGCGGGCTGCTGGTGCGCGAATTTTCCTGTTTTGAGCAGGCCGCCCGGATTGACACCTTTGTGTTTGACAAGACCGGCACCCTGACCTGCGGGCAGTATGTGCTGCGCGAAATTATTCCCCTGGGGCCGTCTGACGAAAATGAGGTGCTGGCCCTTGCCGTTGCCCTGGAGCAGCATTCGGACCATTATCTGGCCATTGAAATCCGCAATGCGGCCCGGAAAGCGGGGATTGCCCCGGCGGAGCTGACATCAGAGAAGATATTTGAAAACGGCATTGCCGGATATCTGCCCGGCACCGGCGAGGTCAGGATCGGCGCGCGGGAGTTTGTCGCCGAAACGGCTGATGTGGAAATTTCCGACTCAGAGGCGGAATGTTCGACCCTTTACATGAGTGTGGCCGGAAAACCCGCAGCCTGCCTTGTTTTTGGCGATACGCTCCGGGACGGGGCCAAACCCGCTGTCCGGGCGCTGTCCGACGCTGGACATGGCATTGTCATGATCTCCGGCGACGCGGAACGGACAACAGCGGCCATCGGGCGACAGGTGGGCATTGAAGAATGTTACGGCGGCAGGCTGCCTGCGGACAAGGCGGAGTTTGTCCGGTCGCTGCAACAAAACGGCGCGAAGGTCGCCATGATCGGGGACGGCATTAATGATGCCCCGGCGCTGGTTCAGGCCGATATTTCCATTGCGGTTCACTCCGGCGGGCATCTGGGCAAAGAGACGGCGGACATCACCCTCATGCGAAGCGATCCGCGCCAGATTCTCTTCTTCCTGGGGCTGGCCAGGCGGGTGAACCGGAAAATCTGTCAGAACCTGGCCTGTTCTTTTGTTTACAATATTCTCAGCATCCCCATTGCCATGAGCGGCCTGCTGACGCCCCTGGTGGCTGTTACCGCCATGCTGATGAGCAGTCTGACGGTGATCGGCAACACCCTGCTGCTGATACGGCGTTCAGACCGGCCCGGCCCCGACGGCTTATGACCTGCGCCCCGAAGCAGCATTCAGACTCAGAGTCTGAACTCCTCCGGCACCATATCCGGGCGTTCAGGTCTGAGAATTGGGCGGAAATGAATTTCCGGGCGGACATATTATGGCTTTAGGGACTTGGAAGAAATAAATTTTCCATAAGAAGCTGTTTTTAAAATGCCAGCGAATCAGAGGAGGAGTGCGAAAATTAAGGCCGGAGGCCGGTTTTTCGCAGCTTTTGCAAAAGATCGCCCCTTCGGGGCTCAGCTTTTGCACTCCGAAAAAAGAGCCGTTTGCCGGTAAGTTATTTCATGCCGAGTCCCTTATGCGGATCGGCATCTGACTACAGCCCCAGCTCCTCGCCTGCAACCGACACAGTGACGATATTCACCCCGATGAGGCCGCCGTTCAGTACGAGCCGGAACGGCTGGCGCTCACGTACCACCACCATCTCCACCGTATCCTCCGGGGTCTTCTTTTTTACCGCACTGACGAGCTGCTGTGCGCTGCGGATTCTGGCTCCGTCATATTCCAGGATAATATCGTTGGTCCTCAGGTCCAGGCCTTCGGCCTGGGAGTCTTCCTGCACTTTCACCACCCGGACCACCTTTTCCTTTTCATCAGCCGCCGGTTTCGGGGGCGTCCGGGGAGGCGGGGGCAGTTTTACGGACGTGGCAGCGGTTTTCGATTCCGGCAGTACGGAAATACGGCGCAACTGCGTCCGGGTGTACTCGAATGCGTAATTTCTGACCTCCAGATGGCGCAACAGGCGTTTGAGCGCCTTTTCCAGCGGCTCTTTTTCCGAAAAAAAGGTTATCGGTTCCTCAGTCCGCTCGTCCAGCCCCAGAATTTCCACCCCGCATCGGTCTTCAATTTCATCCAGCACATCGCCCAGTGGCTTTTTTTCCGCCTTCAGGGTCAGACGGTTTTCCTGAAAGGTCACCAGATCCGAAGTATCGGACACCGCCCCTGACGAATCTGAAATCAGCCCGATCAGTATTGCAAGTCCCAGAACACCCGACACCGTAAACAGCTTTTTTACGCCTTTGACTTTCATTCCCTTACGCCCCTGTTGCAAATTTCCGAAGCGCAGCAGCCTCGCTTCATATAATGATCCACGGCCTCATGAAGCGTCCGGGCAGCCAGTGTGGCACAGTGACGGTGATCTTCCGGCAGCCCTCCTGCGGCCTTCCCGATGGTATCTGCATCGATATCCAGAATCTCTGCCGGAGATCTTCCCACTGCCAGACGGGTCGCCGCGAGAATACAGTTGAGGCTGTACCCGCATCCGTCCGTCCGCCGGGAGGTTCTGACAACCCGTCCGCTGGCGAACGTCAGACACATCTCCATGGTATCGCCACAGCTTCCCGTCACCCGTGCGCGGCCATCCGCTTCCACGGGGTGCGGCCTGTTTCTCAGGTGGAGCAGCGACCACCCCCCCACAGCCATTCCGAATACCCCTGTGCCAATCAGGAAATTTACCCACATGAAATTTATACTGATTCCTTCCGCTTTTCGGTAATGGGGTGAATCCGTTGATAACAGATACGGAACCCCCGAATTATCAGCCTGAAGCCGGGTCCGGCAGCAGGTCTGCCCCACCACCCGCTTTTCATACTGTTCTGTCCAATTTATGATACAGTATTCTGAGACACCCTGTTCCGATATACTGTATCCCAGCAACAGAACGTTGGCAATTTAAATCTGACCTTATCCAAACGGGGGGGGGCGGGCGGACAGATCGAATTGACGGAGAGCGGTTATGAACATTGCAAACATCATATCCGGCACAATACTGCTGATCTTCGGCAGAAGGCTTTTCTGGCTGTTTCGGAGCTGTATCGGTTCGTGGCAGGCGTTGAATGTGCAGCCGGTTTCCGCCTGCATATATCACCATCAGCCTGATGGCCAGTGTTCCGGGAGCGCGGTGCGCATTCTTTCTTCAGGGACTGGCCGCTGCCATCTCCGGTGTGATCGGCACCGTCCTGATGGTCTTTATATTTGACCATGCCCTGATCCTTATGACGTCTCTGGCGGGCACGTCCATGATTGTGCAA
This window encodes:
- a CDS encoding heavy metal translocating P-type ATPase produces the protein MLMAASDSPDPARFRETELFRKCREMGIIPASEDDLIRRNAKETDPAPDLSDENDRDDLLDLNLSVSGMWCPACAWIIDETLKKIPGVSSVSTHFSTDRLRCRYDPVQTAPNQVIRHIEKLGYTAALPGDGGTSEKKRETLRFAISAIFTMNVMMLSWALYSGFFTTLSGEAIRNLSCPIFVMATVPFFYGGLRIHRRAWAGFLSASLSMEALISVASGSAFLYSLLNLFRGSIHLYFDTASMLISLTLLGKLLERNARDKVLADLETFFSLQPTKVRLCPAHIPQGRYVAIEMLEKGDMFIVDENEIVPADGRVVEGRGAVDESALTGEALPVTKTPGGLLRSGTRVIRGPFRVRADATGEASTLGQMIRIIEKTLNEKTAFEGKTDIVLQWFVPVILTLATGTGLVCFFMGLSPEVAMIRAITVMVISCPCALGIAIPLARVSGISAAGRSGLLVREFSCFEQAARIDTFVFDKTGTLTCGQYVLREIIPLGPSDENEVLALAVALEQHSDHYLAIEIRNAARKAGIAPAELTSEKIFENGIAGYLPGTGEVRIGAREFVAETADVEISDSEAECSTLYMSVAGKPAACLVFGDTLRDGAKPAVRALSDAGHGIVMISGDAERTTAAIGRQVGIEECYGGRLPADKAEFVRSLQQNGAKVAMIGDGINDAPALVQADISIAVHSGGHLGKETADITLMRSDPRQILFFLGLARRVNRKICQNLACSFVYNILSIPIAMSGLLTPLVAVTAMLMSSLTVIGNTLLLIRRSDRPGPDGL
- a CDS encoding PDZ domain-containing protein; amino-acid sequence: MKVKGVKKLFTVSGVLGLAILIGLISDSSGAVSDTSDLVTFQENRLTLKAEKKPLGDVLDEIEDRCGVEILGLDERTEEPITFFSEKEPLEKALKRLLRHLEVRNYAFEYTRTQLRRISVLPESKTAATSVKLPPPPRTPPKPAADEKEKVVRVVKVQEDSQAEGLDLRTNDIILEYDGARIRSAQQLVSAVKKKTPEDTVEMVVVRERQPFRLVLNGGLIGVNIVTVSVAGEELGL
- a CDS encoding iron-sulfur cluster assembly scaffold protein, which encodes MWVNFLIGTGVFGMAVGGWSLLHLRNRPHPVEADGRARVTGSCGDTMEMCLTFASGRVVRTSRRTDGCGYSLNCILAATRLAVGRSPAEILDIDADTIGKAAGGLPEDHRHCATLAARTLHEAVDHYMKRGCCASEICNRGVRE